Proteins encoded together in one Xenopus laevis strain J_2021 chromosome 6L, Xenopus_laevis_v10.1, whole genome shotgun sequence window:
- the LOC121394497 gene encoding serine/threonine-protein kinase dst1-like, which yields MNNKSMPNVDVWSLGITAIEMAEYNPPHIKLRGAELSERIMNGPAPALKEDIWSSKFHRFLNKCLQKDPAKRPFAKELLLNRFITYNRDEEEVQYSIAEHIHKGLYLECLYGKVKQTCVQPGHLTCPTIASYLEPLPEAEPNHNEYLWVFHRYLTYCRSLTRVH from the exons atgaataaCAAATCCATGCCAAAT gtgGATGTGTGGTCTTTAGGAATCACGGCCATAGAAATGGCAGAATACAATCCTC CACACATTAAACTCCGTGGTGCTGAGCTTTCCGAAAGGATTATGAATGGTCCAGCTCCAGCTCTAAAAGAGGATATATg GAGTAGTAAATTCCACAGATTTCTTAATAAATGTCTTCAGAAGGATCCAGCCAAAAGGCCATTCGCAAAGGAACTCCTATTAAACCGATTCATCACATATAATCGAGATGAAGAGGAGGTGCAATATAGCATAGCAGAACATATACATAAAG gactctatcttgagtgcctatatggtaaagtCAAGCAGACCTGTGTTCAACCTGGACACCTGACCTGCCCCACCATTGCCTCCTACCTAGAGCCACTACCTGAGGCCGAGCCCAACCACAATGAGTACCTGTGGGTATTCCACAGGTACCTGACCTACTGCAGATCTCTAACTCGAGTGCACTAA